GCAAAGCGGTCACTGCTCCATAGGAATGCCCGATCACATGCGCACGTTGTATGCCGAGCGCATGCAGCAGCGTCAACGCATCTTGAGCTTGCTCTTCGATACTGAATGCTCCAGTAATGGGATCGCTGTCGGCAAAACCTCGGCGGTGATACCGGATAAGTTTATAATGGTCGGAAAGTACCGCCTCATTAGTGAGCGGGAGGAAAGCGTCCGCTAAAATACTTCCGTGAATAAGCAGTATCGGTTCCCCATCGCCTTGAATCTCGTATTCCAGTCCTTTGGTTTTTAGCATCTTCTTCTCCGGGTTGTCATAAGCCGCCCAACGTGGGGTGTTGTTACTGCATCCCTTTCCAGTCTGGAGTTCATCGACAGCGTGTTTAATATGTTTATAGACAGTTTCATCGTTCTGACTAATTTCTCAAGTGTTTTCTTTTTCCCATTTAAAACAAACCCGATATTGATCATTTATTCTTATGCTATATCGACCTTGTCTTTCTTCTTTTAATATCAATCCAAACCCTCCACTTCAGGTGCAGGACCTTAATAGGTTCTATCGATCCGGTGGGAAATAATATAGACTATAATTGGAAACGTTTATCCCATTTAAAATGGGATTGCAAATACCATATTGTATTTGTACCGAAGTATTGCGCAAAAAATCTTTGAAAAAGGAGGAAGTCGAATCAGCGTGAGGGGATATTGACGCTTGTATTTATTCTTTATTTTCCCGGCATGAACTGCCGGGTAACTGATCAGCAGCATTAATC
This region of Pseudomonadota bacterium genomic DNA includes:
- a CDS encoding type II toxin-antitoxin system RelE/ParE family toxin, with the protein product MILKEERQGRYSIRINDQYRVCFKWEKENT